Within Desulfobacter sp., the genomic segment GTGACCTACGGGGAAACCGGGGCGGTCTGCCAGAACTGGATGCAATACCTGCTCATCAAGCGGTATCTTGAGGAAATGACCGAGGACCAGACCCTGGTCATGCAGTCCGGCCATCCGCTGGGTCTGTTCAAGTCTTCCCCGGACAACCCCCGGGTGATCATCACCAACGGGTTGATGGTGGGGCTCTACGACAACCCCGATGACTGGGAGGTGGCGGTTCAGATGGGTGTTTCCTCCTACGGGCAGATGACCGCCGGCGGCTGGATGTACATCGGCCCCCAGGGCATTGTCCACGGGACCTATAACACCCTTCTCAATGCCGGGCGGCAGATGTGCGGCGTCCCTGGTGATGGGGACCTGGCCGGTCTTCTTTTTGTTTCCTCAGGTCTGGGCGGCATGAGCGGGGCACAGCCCAAGGCGGCCAAGATTGCCGGGGCGGTGTCCATTACAGCGGAAGTGGATTATTCCCGGGTTGAAACCCGCCATTCCCAGGGCTGGGTGGATGTGGTTTCCGATGATCTGGAAACCGTATACAAAACGGCCAAGGCGGCGGTGGCGGCCAAAGAGAATACCTCCATTGCCTACCACGGCAATGTGGTGGACCTGTTGGACTATTTGGTGGATAAGGACCTGAAGGTGGACCTGCTGTCCGACCAGACCTCCTGCCATGTGGTCTACGACGGGGGGTACTGCCCGGCAGGCATTGATTTTGATGAGCGGACACGGTTGCTGGCCGAGGACCGGACCCAATTCAAGGTCCTGGTGGACGAGAGCCTTAAAAAGCATTATGACCTGATCAAACAGATCACGGGGAAGGGCACCTATTTCTTTGATTACGGCAATGCCTTTTTGAAAGCGATATTTGACGCCGGCGTCACCGAGGTGGTGAAAAACGGTGTGGATGCCAAGGACGGATTTGTCTATCCCTCTTATTTTGAAGATATCATGGGGCCCATTTTTGACTATGGGTACGGGCCCTTCAGGTGGGTCTGCCTCAGCGGGCGTCCCGATGACCTGGATAAGACCGATGCCGCTGCCATGGCCTGCATTGATCCGGACCGCCGGCCCTATGACCGGGATAACTACGTGTGGATCCGGGATGCCAAAGAGAACAGGATGGTGGTGGGCTCCCAGGCCCGGATCCTCTACCAGGATGCCGCAGGGCGGGTGGCCATTGCCCTGAGGTTCAATGAAATGGTGAGAAATAAAGAGGTCTCAGGCCCCATCATGCTGGGCCGGGACCATCACGACCCCGGGGGCACGGATTCCCCCTTCCGGGAAACGGCCAATATCAATGACGGGTCCAACGTCTGCGCCGACATGGCGACCCACTGCTTTGCCGGCAATGCAGCCCGGGGCATGACCATGGTGGCCCTGCACAACGGCGGGGGCACCGGCATCGGCAAGGCCATCAACGGCGGGTTCGGCCTGGTCCTTGACGGCAGCGAGCAGGTGGATGACATCATCAGATCCGCCATGCTCTGGGACGTCATGGGCGGGGTGGCACGGCGAAACTGGGCCGGCAATCCCAATGCCAGGGAAGTGGCTTTGACCTATAACCGGGACAATCCCAACGGGGACCGGATCACCATCCCGAATCCGGCCGATGAGGATGCGGTGGCTTCTGCCGTGGGCAAGCTGTTTTAAGGCTGCCGGCTAATAGATTGGGCGGGGAACGCCGGTTTGCAGGCAGACCGGTTTTTTCCCGGCCCTTTAGAGGGCGCCGCGCCACACAGCCCGGCAGGTTGGTGCAGGATTTTAAAATCCGCACTTTTCCTTGTAAGTGTCGAGCAGGCCGCTTTTTTTCATGCTTTTCAGATAGACGGCGGCGTCAGCGGCAAGTTCTCTGTGCCTGGAATGGAGATAGGCATGGGCCGTATGGATATCGAGGGTGCCGGCGGGATATATCCCGGGCTTTTGGGAAGACCGGTTTTTTAAAAGGCCTTCCATTCTCTTCCGCGGTCCCACAAAGAACCGCGCCCTTTTTATTTCCAGCAGTATCAGGCCGGCATCAAAATTGTTGACCCGGATAATGGTGTCCCCGGGCCGCCGCTGGGCAACCTGGTCCTCAATTATACGGAGACCCCGTTTAAAACTGATAATGCCGGGACGGGCGGCCAGGTCATCCCAGTCCTTTATGCAAAGCCCTTTTTCAAGGGTATACACCACAA encodes:
- a CDS encoding urocanate hydratase, with product MTELIDSMGICLDDNLPEKKEFRPGIRRAPDRGFRLTRNQTAVALKNALRYVPEALHQELIPEFLEELKTRGRIYGYRFRPAGEIKARPIEEYKGRCKAGKAIQVMIDNNLDFDVALYPYELVTYGETGAVCQNWMQYLLIKRYLEEMTEDQTLVMQSGHPLGLFKSSPDNPRVIITNGLMVGLYDNPDDWEVAVQMGVSSYGQMTAGGWMYIGPQGIVHGTYNTLLNAGRQMCGVPGDGDLAGLLFVSSGLGGMSGAQPKAAKIAGAVSITAEVDYSRVETRHSQGWVDVVSDDLETVYKTAKAAVAAKENTSIAYHGNVVDLLDYLVDKDLKVDLLSDQTSCHVVYDGGYCPAGIDFDERTRLLAEDRTQFKVLVDESLKKHYDLIKQITGKGTYFFDYGNAFLKAIFDAGVTEVVKNGVDAKDGFVYPSYFEDIMGPIFDYGYGPFRWVCLSGRPDDLDKTDAAAMACIDPDRRPYDRDNYVWIRDAKENRMVVGSQARILYQDAAGRVAIALRFNEMVRNKEVSGPIMLGRDHHDPGGTDSPFRETANINDGSNVCADMATHCFAGNAARGMTMVALHNGGGTGIGKAINGGFGLVLDGSEQVDDIIRSAMLWDVMGGVARRNWAGNPNAREVALTYNRDNPNGDRITIPNPADEDAVASAVGKLF